One window of Bacillus sp. THAF10 genomic DNA carries:
- the fabI gene encoding enoyl-ACP reductase FabI, with protein sequence MNLSLDGRTYVVMGVANKRSIAWGIARSLHDAGARLVFTYAGERLEKSVRELAESLERNDSIVLPCDVTKDEEVHTCFQQIKEEVGTIHGVAHCIAFANKEELQGDYMNTTRDGFLLAHNISSYSLTAVAKEAKEIMTEGGSIVTLTYLGGEKVVPNYNVMGVAKASLDASVKYLANDLGKMGIRVNSISAGPIRTLSAKGVSDFNSILKEIEETAPLRRVTTQEEVGDAALFLFSNLSRGITGENIHVDSGYHIL encoded by the coding sequence ATGAATTTATCCTTAGATGGACGTACATATGTCGTAATGGGTGTTGCCAACAAGCGAAGCATTGCATGGGGAATTGCTCGGTCCCTACATGATGCAGGAGCGCGTCTTGTATTTACTTACGCAGGAGAGCGCTTGGAGAAAAGTGTTCGCGAGCTAGCTGAATCACTTGAGAGAAACGACAGCATCGTGCTTCCATGCGATGTAACAAAGGACGAAGAAGTGCACACGTGCTTCCAGCAAATTAAAGAAGAAGTTGGCACGATTCACGGTGTAGCTCACTGTATCGCTTTCGCTAACAAAGAAGAGCTGCAAGGCGATTACATGAACACGACAAGAGATGGCTTCCTTCTAGCGCATAACATCAGCTCGTATTCGTTAACTGCTGTTGCAAAAGAAGCGAAAGAAATTATGACAGAAGGCGGTAGCATTGTTACATTAACCTACCTTGGCGGTGAGAAAGTTGTTCCAAACTACAACGTCATGGGTGTAGCAAAAGCAAGCCTTGATGCGAGTGTGAAATACCTTGCTAATGATCTTGGAAAAATGGGAATCCGTGTGAATTCCATTTCTGCTGGACCAATTCGTACCCTTTCTGCTAAAGGTGTAAGTGACTTTAACTCCATTCTAAAAGAAATTGAAGAGACTGCACCACTGCGCAGAGTTACTACACAAGAAGAAGTTGGCGATGCCGCATTGTTCTTATTTAGCAATCTTTCCCGTGGGATCACAGGAGAGAACATTCACGTCGACTCTGGTTATCACATCCTTTAA
- a CDS encoding N-acetylmuramoyl-L-alanine amidase, producing the protein MKIIVLDPGHGGQDPGAVHQTLMEKDLNLNIAKRVRAYLEKEYEVKISMTREGDSTVSLEARTSLATSIKADYFCSIHHNAGGGTGFESYRNSGSTSSKERTYHEIIHREIVNVVTGKYNRRDRGIKTANFHVLRETKMPAVLLELLFMDTAQDRELLLHESFKEDISKAIGEGLAKALALPKKVTTNLYKVIAGSFKDRKNAEARLLYLQQKGITAIIVTTTLNGAPYYRVQAGAFKDRENAERYVEQIKKNGVEAFILVEETLPAAPTPPSPPSPPEPSPTPTGLSIEGSAVIEAEELDAFVKTIHSNAPLLGKYYIALGKTYGIRGDVAYAQAIHETNYFRFTGAVKANQNNFAGIGATGGDVRGAVFATPEEGVLAHIQHLYAYANKKPLPNTYPKVDPRFDLVTRGIAPTWVALNGRWAVPGTNYGQLILKIYEKILEETITIKQQEIEKMRDALVELRNSN; encoded by the coding sequence ATGAAGATAATAGTATTAGATCCTGGTCACGGTGGTCAGGATCCTGGTGCTGTGCACCAAACACTAATGGAAAAAGACTTAAATCTAAACATAGCCAAAAGAGTAAGAGCATATTTGGAAAAAGAATATGAAGTGAAAATTTCGATGACAAGGGAGGGGGATTCTACTGTCAGTCTTGAGGCACGTACAAGTCTTGCAACTAGTATAAAAGCGGACTACTTCTGCTCCATTCATCACAATGCAGGTGGAGGAACAGGTTTTGAAAGCTACCGGAACAGTGGTTCCACATCGAGTAAGGAACGCACCTATCATGAAATCATTCACCGTGAAATAGTAAATGTGGTGACAGGTAAATACAATAGGAGAGACAGAGGAATAAAGACCGCCAACTTCCATGTGTTAAGAGAAACAAAGATGCCTGCTGTTTTGTTAGAGCTTCTCTTCATGGATACAGCTCAGGATAGGGAGCTTCTACTACATGAAAGCTTCAAGGAGGATATCTCAAAGGCAATTGGAGAGGGTCTTGCTAAAGCGTTAGCCCTGCCAAAAAAGGTGACAACCAATTTGTATAAAGTCATCGCAGGATCCTTTAAGGACCGTAAAAATGCCGAAGCCAGATTGCTCTATTTACAGCAAAAGGGCATCACAGCTATTATTGTAACGACGACCTTAAATGGAGCACCCTACTATAGGGTGCAGGCTGGTGCTTTTAAAGACCGAGAGAATGCAGAAAGATATGTGGAACAAATAAAGAAAAACGGAGTGGAAGCATTTATTCTTGTTGAAGAAACCCTTCCCGCAGCGCCAACCCCACCCTCGCCTCCTTCTCCTCCAGAACCAAGTCCAACACCTACCGGACTTTCTATTGAAGGATCTGCTGTAATCGAAGCAGAAGAGCTTGATGCATTTGTAAAAACCATTCATTCGAATGCCCCACTACTTGGGAAATACTATATAGCACTAGGAAAAACTTACGGAATTCGAGGAGATGTAGCTTACGCACAAGCTATTCATGAGACCAACTATTTCCGTTTTACTGGGGCTGTAAAAGCCAACCAAAATAACTTCGCAGGAATTGGTGCCACAGGAGGTGACGTTAGAGGAGCAGTATTTGCCACTCCAGAAGAAGGAGTGCTAGCACATATTCAGCACCTATATGCTTACGCTAACAAGAAGCCTCTACCAAACACCTATCCCAAGGTAGACCCACGTTTTGACTTGGTGACAAGAGGAATCGCTCCAACATGGGTTGCTCTCAACGGTCGCTGGGCAGTTCCAGGTACAAATTATGGACAGCTCATCCTAAAAATATATGAAAAAATACTCGAAGAAACGATAACCATCAAACAACAAGAAATAGAAAAAATGCGAGATGCATTAGTCGAATTAAGGAACTCAAACTAA
- a CDS encoding polysaccharide pyruvyl transferase family protein — protein sequence MKLGIAGYYGKGNFGDELFLETFKQVLYKDTVYPIVSHIDFLSSDAVIIGGGDLIIPYSYNNTYFPKEILHVPVWVYGVGVVDFYPPETWPEAEVEKYREIISQANGLYVRDSNSAKLANYMKLNSMIREVPDIAFSYRQPNYPIIKNPHKKTIGVCSFSYEDFPLDKMARILSTLNSKDFTIVLIEVVDIRNKFTDRQTCLKLKEKILKYNPKFEIIIKNYQYLDVTYSHIQSLDYLVSFKLHPSLVGIRNNIPTLCLSKLSKVKSLLQAFHLTDFYCDYEEEEEAIKNKLEQLLLMDDQRISKVAIKVKEKEKLSDESLINLRNDIENFFNIIN from the coding sequence ATGAAGTTAGGCATAGCGGGTTATTATGGAAAAGGAAATTTTGGAGACGAATTATTTTTGGAAACATTTAAACAAGTTTTATACAAGGATACAGTTTATCCTATAGTCAGTCATATAGACTTTCTATCCTCAGATGCTGTCATTATTGGTGGCGGTGATCTAATCATCCCCTATTCCTATAACAACACATATTTTCCAAAAGAGATACTGCACGTTCCTGTTTGGGTATATGGTGTTGGAGTAGTTGATTTTTATCCTCCTGAGACATGGCCAGAAGCTGAAGTTGAAAAGTATAGAGAAATTATATCGCAAGCTAATGGTTTATATGTAAGAGATTCTAATTCTGCAAAGTTAGCTAATTATATGAAGCTAAACTCCATGATTAGGGAAGTTCCGGATATAGCATTTAGTTATCGACAACCTAATTATCCAATCATAAAGAATCCACACAAAAAAACAATAGGTGTTTGTAGCTTCTCTTATGAAGATTTCCCCTTAGATAAAATGGCTAGAATTCTTTCCACCTTAAATTCTAAAGATTTTACCATTGTTTTAATTGAAGTTGTTGATATAAGAAATAAATTTACGGATCGTCAAACTTGTTTAAAGTTGAAAGAAAAAATTTTGAAGTATAACCCGAAATTTGAAATTATCATAAAGAACTATCAGTACCTAGATGTAACTTATAGTCATATTCAATCTTTAGATTATCTAGTCTCCTTTAAACTTCATCCATCACTGGTTGGAATTAGAAACAATATTCCTACGCTATGTCTTAGTAAATTAAGTAAGGTTAAAAGCTTGCTCCAGGCGTTTCATTTAACTGATTTTTATTGTGATTACGAAGAAGAAGAAGAAGCGATAAAAAACAAACTAGAGCAGCTTTTATTAATGGATGACCAAAGAATTAGTAAGGTAGCAATAAAAGTTAAAGAAAAAGAAAAATTAAGTGATGAATCACTTATCAATTTGAGAAATGATATAGAGAATTTTTTCAATATAATTAATTAG
- a CDS encoding glycosyltransferase, translating into MTIIIYPPTIDWTFMRQRPQHLMSQFAQDHHTVLYFNKENQSGMVWNEVEKNLFTINHAQFFIDQILPSLNDNKLFWTSWSKKIPFAKQCRADYIVYDCVDDFPEWDMDEKRWIHKVDAIICTATNLMDKMKKIAPKTPKLLAPNGCDWEFFYSSQSLNTKVLEGVPTTAGPKIGYIGAWAPWVDKEIISKLADTYPQGQIIIIGPLLSTEMISKNNVHYLGYRDYHELPVLISYFDTCIIPFKINRITQSTNPIKVYEYLAAGKPVVSTDLPEVRNLTPFVHIAKDHNQFLSMVDNSIVSNSNPSTLSKFAKQFSWTERYKDIYHSLVNSYPLLTKNNNNSKLLQSFSYLNETYALNHCTTNSYYATTNLKNDPPFIGTKPSGEYHCFLLSPKEVVNMKAEYYYLDIDVNNSEQFNTLHLEIKYTKELIDINTLSYSNTLCLHSYKHVHLSESINSTFSVNITDLVINLGYIPSFRLASKNPSHIRFSNPKLSVFKRIKDEVSL; encoded by the coding sequence TGCCCAGGATCATCACACAGTCCTATATTTTAATAAAGAAAATCAATCTGGAATGGTATGGAACGAAGTAGAAAAAAACCTCTTTACTATTAACCACGCACAATTCTTTATCGACCAAATTTTACCTTCTCTAAATGATAACAAATTATTTTGGACTTCCTGGAGCAAGAAAATCCCTTTTGCTAAACAATGTAGGGCTGACTACATTGTATACGATTGTGTTGATGATTTTCCCGAATGGGATATGGATGAAAAAAGATGGATTCATAAAGTGGATGCAATCATTTGTACAGCAACTAACTTAATGGACAAAATGAAAAAAATTGCACCCAAAACCCCCAAATTACTTGCACCTAATGGATGTGACTGGGAATTCTTTTATTCCTCTCAAAGCCTGAATACGAAAGTGTTAGAAGGCGTACCCACTACTGCTGGACCCAAGATTGGTTATATTGGAGCTTGGGCACCATGGGTAGACAAAGAGATTATTTCAAAACTAGCTGACACTTATCCACAAGGACAGATTATTATCATTGGACCATTATTATCTACTGAAATGATTAGCAAAAACAATGTACATTACCTTGGTTATAGAGATTATCATGAACTTCCTGTTTTAATTTCATATTTTGATACTTGTATTATTCCCTTTAAAATTAATCGAATTACTCAAAGTACAAACCCAATAAAGGTATATGAATATCTTGCTGCAGGAAAACCTGTTGTATCAACCGATCTTCCAGAAGTAAGAAATTTGACTCCTTTTGTTCACATAGCCAAAGATCACAATCAATTTCTTTCAATGGTTGATAATAGCATTGTGTCTAACAGTAATCCTTCAACCTTATCAAAATTTGCTAAACAATTTAGTTGGACTGAGCGCTATAAAGACATTTATCATTCGTTAGTAAATAGTTACCCTCTTCTAACTAAAAATAATAACAATTCAAAGCTTCTACAATCCTTCTCCTACCTTAATGAAACTTATGCCTTAAACCACTGCACTACCAATTCCTACTACGCTACTACTAACTTAAAAAATGACCCTCCTTTTATTGGCACAAAACCTTCAGGGGAGTATCATTGTTTTTTACTGAGTCCTAAAGAGGTTGTGAATATGAAAGCAGAGTACTATTATTTGGACATTGACGTAAATAATTCAGAGCAATTTAATACTCTGCATTTAGAAATAAAATACACCAAGGAATTAATTGATATTAACACCCTATCTTACTCAAACACTCTTTGCCTGCATTCTTATAAACACGTTCACTTATCCGAATCAATTAATAGTACTTTTTCAGTGAATATTACTGATTTAGTAATAAATTTAGGGTATATACCAAGCTTTCGATTAGCAAGTAAAAATCCTAGTCATATTAGGTTTAGTAACCCTAAATTATCCGTTTTTAAAAGAATCAAAGATGAGGTGAGTTTATGA